A window of Paenibacillus sp. 19GGS1-52 contains these coding sequences:
- a CDS encoding GNAT family N-acetyltransferase, whose translation MEKLIIRHEAPSIEQYLKLRRDAGLSAMSMEGAALGLPRSSFAVTLYEEDQLIGMGRVVGDGGCFFQITDIAVTPSHQGRGLGKTIMFEIAAYLDTVPDKAYVSLIADGEAAKLYEQYGFVPVMPQSQGMFLRR comes from the coding sequence ATGGAGAAGCTGATTATCCGCCATGAAGCACCTTCAATTGAACAGTATTTGAAGCTGCGCCGTGACGCTGGACTTAGTGCAATGAGTATGGAGGGAGCTGCGCTCGGATTGCCGCGCTCTTCTTTTGCTGTCACATTATATGAAGAAGATCAACTTATAGGTATGGGGCGTGTGGTTGGGGACGGGGGATGTTTCTTTCAAATAACGGATATAGCGGTAACCCCCTCCCACCAAGGACGTGGTCTCGGAAAAACAATTATGTTTGAAATTGCTGCATATCTCGATACGGTACCTGATAAGGCTTACGTAAGTTTGATTGCAGACGGGGAAGCGGCAAAACTGTATGAGCAATATGGGTTTGTACCGGTTATGCCACAATCACAGGGGATGTTCCTACGTCGTTAG
- a CDS encoding DUF4269 domain-containing protein: MSGIRDWRNLAYLLRGSTVQREVYTLLQQLDIMNVLAEYEPMLVGTVPLGIQVESSDLDIICEVYDQEEFTVTVRRSFGQMDDFCLVTRLVDGIPRCKINFRAGGWPIELFAQPQGTGRQNGYLHMIVEAHILNLLGNEFREHIIELKSGGMKTEPAFAHLLSLNGDPYEALLALGELELGELDSICKRSYSNM; this comes from the coding sequence ATGTCGGGAATTAGGGATTGGCGTAATCTTGCCTATTTGCTGCGTGGTTCAACGGTGCAAAGGGAGGTCTACACTCTGCTTCAGCAGTTGGATATCATGAATGTACTGGCTGAATATGAACCGATGCTGGTGGGCACTGTACCGCTGGGAATTCAGGTAGAGAGTAGTGATCTAGATATTATTTGCGAGGTCTATGACCAAGAGGAGTTTACGGTGACAGTCCGCCGCTCTTTTGGCCAAATGGATGATTTCTGCCTTGTAACTCGACTAGTCGATGGAATACCCCGCTGCAAGATTAACTTCCGAGCAGGTGGGTGGCCTATAGAATTATTTGCTCAGCCACAGGGTACGGGGCGGCAGAATGGCTATCTGCATATGATTGTCGAAGCACATATATTAAATCTGCTGGGCAATGAATTCCGCGAACATATTATTGAGCTGAAATCAGGTGGTATGAAGACGGAACCAGCTTTTGCACATCTTTTGAGTCTGAATGGTGATCCCTATGAGGCGTTGTTGGCGTTAGGGGAGCTGGAGCTAGGGGAACTGGATTCTATATGTAAAAGGTCATATTCAAATATGTAG
- a CDS encoding NAD(P)H-binding protein: MDVVVIGASGTIGKAIVQEALKRKHQVTAAVRRPESISIEHERLQVVTVDVLDPASVAAAVRGHGEVISAYGPEKGQELDLLTAAASLVQGLQTAGVARLLIVGGAGSLKTESGEWLMDTPDFPEEIRPLAAAHADAYEIYRSSELDYTYVTPAALIQSGRRTGHFRIGLDRLVLDDNGDSIISVEDFAVAMIDELEEGNFSRTRFTVAY, translated from the coding sequence ATGGATGTTGTAGTGATAGGTGCGTCAGGAACGATTGGAAAAGCGATTGTACAGGAGGCGTTGAAAAGAAAACATCAAGTGACAGCAGCGGTGCGCAGACCAGAGTCTATATCCATAGAGCATGAGCGTCTGCAAGTCGTAACGGTTGATGTATTGGACCCTGCTTCGGTAGCGGCTGCGGTCCGCGGGCATGGAGAGGTGATTAGCGCTTACGGGCCGGAAAAAGGGCAGGAGCTGGATCTGCTCACTGCGGCGGCTTCTCTGGTACAAGGTCTGCAAACGGCGGGAGTAGCTAGGCTACTGATTGTTGGCGGTGCAGGCAGCCTCAAGACAGAATCTGGGGAATGGCTCATGGATACACCGGATTTTCCTGAGGAGATTAGACCACTGGCCGCTGCGCATGCAGATGCCTATGAGATCTATAGAAGCTCGGAGCTCGACTATACGTATGTAACTCCGGCTGCCTTGATTCAGTCAGGGCGGCGAACAGGACATTTCCGCATCGGATTGGACCGGCTCGTGCTGGATGATAACGGTGATAGTATCATCAGCGTTGAGGATTTTGCCGTAGCTATGATTGACGAGCTGGAAGAGGGGAATTTCAGCCGTACCCGATTTACGGTTGCGTATTGA
- a CDS encoding NAD(P)H-hydrate dehydratase — MYLVTAKQMRELDRETIERLGIPAIALMENAGRAIAEEIIALCRRQARGSAAPASAGSYEAGRYIGANGHSGANGHSGVDRYSGANGHGVADGHSLAGDYSRADAPLKGFKVSGDEALTLDHAAAEHWLILVGKGNNGGDGLAAARYLSESGIAVTLVYAVPPESLTGEAALQRDAAAAMDLSAVVYGRDRLDFAVCSGILDALLGTGAAGAPRGAYAELIAAANSSGKAIVSADIPSGLNADTGETHEPCIHASVTVCLAFLKRGLLQYPGAAAAGHVVVRSIGIPASLAREAGVTTYLLTPEVLRTRLDVDLSRRRSPEGHKGTYGHVLVAAGTMPMSGAGLLSARAALRSGCGLVTWALPQKLLPFVIGAAPELMLVPVGSSPDGTWEAGTAAELLKLSAERDVMAVGPGLGRFTGDNDWLRTLWEETDCPLVIDADALNILAEQDYSCWNNRRQPVILTPHPGEMARLAGWSTVEVQRDRIGLALAYAQEHGVILVLKGAHTVIATPDGQAYVNTTGHPGMGTGGAGDVLTGIISGLLAQGLKAAQAAAFGVYLHGLAGERAAYRRHNPASLIAGDIIEEL; from the coding sequence ATGTATTTGGTGACGGCGAAGCAAATGCGGGAATTGGACCGTGAGACGATTGAGCGGCTGGGAATTCCGGCGATTGCGCTGATGGAGAACGCTGGCCGGGCCATTGCAGAGGAGATCATCGCCCTCTGCCGGCGGCAGGCGAGAGGAAGCGCAGCACCCGCTTCGGCTGGGAGCTACGAAGCGGGTAGGTATATTGGAGCTAACGGGCATAGTGGAGCTAACGGGCATAGTGGAGTAGACAGGTATAGTGGAGCGAACGGGCATGGTGTAGCAGATGGGCATAGTCTAGCGGGCGATTATAGCAGAGCGGACGCTCCGCTGAAGGGATTTAAGGTCAGCGGCGATGAGGCGCTGACTCTGGATCATGCCGCTGCCGAGCACTGGCTGATCCTTGTCGGCAAAGGCAATAACGGCGGCGATGGCCTCGCCGCCGCAAGGTACCTCAGCGAGTCCGGCATCGCCGTCACGCTGGTCTATGCAGTGCCGCCGGAGTCGCTGACCGGCGAGGCCGCCCTGCAGCGCGATGCCGCTGCAGCAATGGACCTGTCCGCCGTAGTATACGGCCGGGACAGGCTGGACTTTGCCGTATGCAGCGGCATCCTGGATGCGCTGCTCGGCACCGGCGCCGCGGGTGCCCCGCGCGGCGCCTATGCGGAGCTGATTGCCGCGGCGAATAGCAGCGGCAAAGCCATTGTGTCTGCGGACATCCCTAGCGGTCTGAACGCAGACACGGGGGAGACGCATGAGCCGTGCATTCATGCGTCTGTGACGGTATGCCTCGCGTTTCTCAAACGCGGGCTGCTGCAATACCCCGGTGCGGCAGCAGCGGGGCATGTGGTAGTTCGGTCGATCGGCATCCCGGCTTCCCTAGCCCGGGAAGCGGGCGTGACGACCTACCTGCTGACACCGGAAGTGCTGCGCACGCGCCTGGATGTGGATCTGTCACGCCGCCGGTCGCCCGAAGGCCATAAGGGTACTTATGGGCATGTGCTGGTGGCGGCGGGCACAATGCCCATGAGCGGTGCCGGACTGCTGTCAGCTCGTGCCGCGCTGCGTAGCGGCTGCGGTCTGGTGACTTGGGCGCTGCCGCAGAAGCTGCTGCCCTTTGTGATTGGCGCAGCACCCGAGCTGATGCTGGTGCCAGTGGGCAGCAGCCCGGATGGGACTTGGGAGGCCGGAACAGCTGCAGAACTGCTGAAACTAAGTGCAGAGCGAGATGTTATGGCCGTTGGTCCTGGCCTCGGCCGATTTACGGGAGATAACGATTGGCTTCGCACACTGTGGGAGGAGACGGATTGTCCTCTCGTTATAGATGCGGATGCTCTGAATATATTAGCTGAGCAGGATTATAGCTGCTGGAATAACCGGAGGCAGCCAGTCATTCTTACTCCTCACCCCGGAGAAATGGCTCGGCTCGCTGGCTGGTCTACGGTTGAAGTTCAGCGTGACCGTATCGGCCTCGCTTTGGCCTACGCGCAGGAGCACGGCGTTATCCTTGTCCTAAAGGGAGCGCATACTGTAATTGCGACTCCAGATGGGCAAGCCTATGTAAATACCACCGGTCATCCAGGTATGGGTACTGGCGGAGCGGGTGATGTGCTGACAGGCATTATTTCCGGACTGCTGGCTCAGGGACTAAAAGCCGCACAAGCGGCGGCCTTTGGTGTATACCTGCACGGATTGGCTGGAGAGCGAGCTGCTTATCGACGTCATAATCCGGCGTCATTAATCGCCGGTGACATTATAGAAGAGCTCTGA
- a CDS encoding GNAT family N-acetyltransferase: MIYRDMVAEDYEAAYRLWENTEGMGLSGADSRAEIVGYLERNRGFSQICVHEDGTLAGTALCGHDGRRGYMYHVAVSSDSRGVGVGRELVSRCLDKLRVNGIAKCHLMVIESNALGRRFWESLGWQYRDGIELYSQDTSV; this comes from the coding sequence ATGATTTACAGAGACATGGTTGCGGAGGATTATGAGGCGGCCTATAGGTTATGGGAGAATACGGAGGGCATGGGGCTCAGTGGAGCGGATTCACGGGCTGAGATTGTAGGTTATTTGGAGCGCAATCGTGGCTTTAGTCAAATCTGTGTGCATGAGGATGGTACTCTAGCTGGGACAGCGCTCTGTGGACATGATGGGCGCAGAGGTTATATGTATCATGTTGCGGTTAGCAGTGACAGTCGGGGAGTGGGGGTGGGCCGTGAACTGGTGTCCCGATGTCTGGACAAGCTGCGGGTAAACGGCATTGCCAAATGCCATCTGATGGTTATCGAGAGCAATGCGCTGGGGCGCCGCTTCTGGGAAAGTCTTGGTTGGCAGT